The following nucleotide sequence is from Cucumis melo cultivar AY chromosome 1, USDA_Cmelo_AY_1.0, whole genome shotgun sequence.
ACACAAAAGCAGGAGAAGATTTCAGTTGCTGATGTGCTATGTCAAGCTTGCACCCAATTGCTCTTCCGACCTGTGGTTATTAACTGTGGCCATGGTATATATGCTCTTCTTTCATCCATGTGTGAGcttgcattttattttattttcaattatgtAGTGAAGTATTTGTTTAATAATTGGGTCATTTCATTTTTCAACTTTACTACCATTCCCAAAATATGTCGACTTCaataacataaatttaaaaGGTTTCAATAGAACTTGTTTTCTTATGTTTACAGTATTTTGTGAGAGTTGTATCAACTCACAGGTTGAGACACTCGAGTGCCAAGTTTGTCAGTCGCTGCAACCAAGGGGATTTCCAAATGTCTGTTTAGAGCTAGATCAGTTTTTGAAGGAACAATTTCCTGAAGAATATAGCATCCGCAGAGATTCAGTTCAACTTGAACAAGCCAACAGTATCAAGCATGACAATCCAACTTCCTGTATGCTTGCTTACACTTGCTTAAATAATCGTTTTTAATATTGTTGCATTTGTGTTCTTGGATTGATCTATTTGTGGTGCTTTTAGTGCTTGGTATTTGTTACAttcttcttccctttttatTTCTTAGTATTTGTTGCACTTTTGTTTGTGCTTAGCTTGTACGGACTGAAGGTAGtttagggcccgtttggtaacgttcttgtttcctgtttcttgtttatgttttcattttttaagaaacagagGTATTTGATAACGTTTCTTGTttctcatttttaaaaaaagtagaaacgtttctcattttataaggaattattgggaacaaaaGAAGACGGAACAAAATAAGTTTCTTTTGTTCCGTTTCTCAATTGCttctattggtttcctttttctcaatttatttttagggatagttgcaaatgtagcaattatattcaaaataattaagtatataacaacattttaaaaaaattgcaaatatagcaaaatctgtcaaaatctatcaatgataggagtctatcactgatagactatgTAGTAAATgtaatctatcaatgataggagtctatcactgatagactatgtagtaaatgttggtctatcactgataaaccataagaatctatcaacgatagaagcctatcactgatagattttgctatatttgcaatttttttaaaatattgctatatacttaataattattctaaaaattgctacctattataattacccttatttctatttgttttgttttccttctcaattatttttatttgtttcctttcatttctctcaattatttttattggttttttttttttctcaattatctttattggtttccttttcctttttctcaattatttttattggtttccttttcatttttctcaattatttttattggtttcattttcctgtttctcaattatttttattggtttcctttttctttttttcaattatttttattggtttcctctttctttttttcaattatttttattggtttcctttttctttttttttttaattatttttattggtttccttttcttttttctcaattatttttattggtttccttttcttttttcttaattatttttattggtttccttttcttttttctcaattatttttattggtttccttttcttttttctcaattatttctattggtttccttttcctttttctcaattatttttattggttccttttcctttttttcaattatttttattggtttccttttcatttttttcaattatttttatttgtttcattttcctttttcttaattatttttatttgtttcattttcttttttcttaattatttttattggtttcattttccatctccatcgtcttctccaaataatcatcctcttcctctttcactCATCGTTTTTCTCTGCACGCcgtcttcctcttcacctctcatcgtcttcctcgACAACCCGAACTCTTCCTCTTCACTAGACTGTTTCTCTTTGTTGGATCCAAAGTTTTTGCCTGActgttcctcttcgtcggatctaTAGTTTTCGTCTTCCTCTTTGTGAAAATATGGGTTTTCGTTGTGGctttttctctaaagcatcataggtagtagagttaaaggttaaattttgttttgtttctttcaattatgaatattgaagacataataacttactttaaaattaatattaaattctagatgtcacgaaATAATGATGagattgttgaaattgatggattaagaagTGAATCGACATCATCTAAGAGAAATGGGTTGAGTTAGAGAcgatattgccaatcaaatttggcaacatttgaacgataaatataattttatgtttatgttattatgaataaacttttgataaatttattttttatgtttgatgaatagacctatatttttgtttaatgtttaattgaagtagatgtgaaaaataaaaataaatctaaaagaaaatcaGTAAATAAGAAAcaattatcaaacacattttttgtttttgtttctttttttcaagaaacaagaaatagaaacagttatcaaatgCATTACTGTTTCttattctaaaaaaagaagaaacaggaaacaggtAAACAAAGAACAAGAAACAAGCAACAGTGAAtaggaacgttaccaaacggggcCTAAGCTGTCCAAATTATGTAATTGATTTCTGAATGATTTTGAATAGCATATCGtatccatttatttattgtaTGTCTATATAATCTTTGAAGTGATAGAATTTactttgtttcaaaatttactGTTACAATTTGTGGGCTTGGCCCTTAGGGTATTTATGGAAAAAAGTATTTATGGAAAGCTTACCATaaatctttcttttcctttttttcttatGCCCTTATGTATTCTATTTGATCTCCCTCATTATACCTTTGTAAatcatcagaaaataataaaattaacaatatcgtggtttttctctcgATTCTTGGGTTTCCATATAAAGCCTCGTGTTTGTGTTTATTGTTTTCAATGTGGTATCAAAGCTAAGCAATAACGAAACCTTAGAGACCAACCTAGGAGAAACTGGAGAAACTTAGACTAAACCTGAAGCTGTTGCTACTATGGATGCCGCCACCATGGAAAAACTGCTCCAAAGGATTCAGATGTTGCCGATCTATCCAATGAGCCAACCCTGGCCATCATCCACGCAACCCTCCAGCCAGAAACCACCTTATACGTCGCCTTTTTCAGGAATGTTGGCCCACGCGCCGTTTTCTTTTCATCTCTCTGCTCAGCCCATCCTCCTCTACGCGCCGTCGTTTGACCAACCAGCCTACCCTTCTGGTCATCCATCGCCCCACGCGCTACCCATTGCCACCAGACAGCAACCCACAAAATTGTCAAATCTTTACAGATATGCAAAATCTATTTGTCGCCCTTTACAACCTTTTTTCTATGGGAACGGGGCCGTCCACCTCCATAACTGATTTGGGGTTGAAGAGGGTGAGTCTTTAATGCATTCCAAATCAACCGAGTTGTTGATGTATTTcaagaacccggtaacttcgttccctaatttaCCGTCAAATTATACAACTGGTTCATTGAATTTATCTATAGGGAATTTTCCAGGTAAAAATTTGAATCagcaaatttattttttttggctCCAATCAgtaaagatgttcctcgaaggttGCCACTAGTTTAGCTTCTTAATTGGAGAGACTGTACGTCCCCCACCAGGTGACGCCTTGGAACAACTCTAGAAAGGGGAGGACTTACTCATTTAgtccatgctgattaatagtatggaaccttAGATTGGCAAGCCTCTATTGTACGTAGCCACaacaaaagatttgtgggatacaactcagaccctttactcgaaGCAACATAATGCCTCTTGGTTGTATACATTGAGAAAACAGGTGCATGATTGCTAACAAGGGACCCTGGACGTCACTACCTATTTCAACAAGCTCTCTCCTctctggcaagagatggatttgtgcaaaaagacagtttgggacacactAAATGACGGTatacaatatgctaaacttgaagaggctgaccatatttatgacttccttgcagggcttgatcccaaatttgatattgtttgtggccatatactcggacaaagacctcttccctcctTAATGGAAGTATGTTTTGAAGTCTGTCCTGAAGAAGACCGTACTAATGCCATGAGTGTACTAACTACCCCTGCTACTGATTCTGTTGCCTTTAGTGCTCAGTCCTTGAATCATGatagtgacaagaataatggaaaACCAATCCCTGTTTGTGAGCACTACAAGAAACAATAACACATCCAGGATCTGTGTTGGAGACGCCATGCTCGTCCCCCGGGAGGTAAGAAACAGCCCTtcaacgagaaacagaacttAGGACGTGCCCACTTTAGTGAAATTACCACTACCAGCACTTCTCAATCAATTGGCCCTACTGTAAGCCAAACCGAGACTTCTGCTTTGGGTGCCATTGCTTAGTTAGTTATGCCTTAGTCCCTTGGACTTCttagcgttgatgggaagaattcCTGGATTttagactcgggggctacagatcacttgaTAGGTTCTTCGGAGCACTTTATCTCGTACATCTGtcggtaatgaaaaaatccaGATAGCCGACGACTCTCTAGCCTCGATTGTTGGGAAAGAACAAATAGTTCCCTTTGGTGATTTTGCTCTCTAGAATGTTTTACACGTTCCTAAATTGTCTTACAATTTGCTATCtatataagcaagatcactcgtgagcTGCATCGCGAAGTTATCTTTTTACCTGAATCTATTTGTTTTCAAGACATGAGCTCAGGGAAGACGATTGGCACTGCTCGACATAGTGGGGGACTTTACATTCTTGGTGATGATGCCTCCGGTAGTAGTTTCTCTAGGGCTAGTTTATTGTCTTCCTATTTTAGCATTTTTGAACATgattgtatgttgtggcattttcagttgggccacccaaactttaatTATATGCAATATTTGTTTCCCCATCTTTTCTTTGAACTTGATGTCTCCtttctatcttgtgatgtgtgtattcGAGCTAAACAATATCGAGTTTCATTTctctcacaaccatataaacctacacaactCTTTACCCTTATTCATAGTAAtgtttggggtccttccaaggttCCTATCTTATGTGAGAAACGGTGGTTTTAACTTTCATCGGTGATCATATTCATCTTACCTAGGTCTACCTTATCACCAATAAATCCGAAGTTTCAtcttccaaaacttctatcacaccattgaaacataattccataaaaaaattgcaattcttcaaAGTGATAATGGTcaggaattccaaaaccataaccttagtgaattctTAGCCTCCAAGAGGATTGCTCACCAAAACTCATTTGCTTACGCTCTTCAACAAAATGGGAGACCGAGTGAAAAAACCGTCATCCTCTGGGAGTATTCCATTTCCTTATGTTATCTACTTCCCTTCCTTCgtacctgtggggagatgctattcttacaacATCatacttaatcaatagaatatcttctcgtatcctccacctttggactcccttagattgtcttaaggagttcTACCCCTCAATGCGTCTAATTTCTGAGGTTCCCCTCCATGTGTTTGGGTGTACTACTTATGCCCATAATTTGACCCTAATCAAACCAAGGGTATGCCCTTCGTCAGcgcggttataaatgttttcatcCGCCATCTAGGAAATACTTGGTTACTATGGATATTATTTTCTGTGAGGACCGACTCAACTTTCCGGTTAGGCTTTCTTTGTTGAGAACCAACTAAGGAAAGCACTCCGCCATTTTCAAGTGGAGAGTGtaagtgaagagtctaacatcTTAGCATTTTAGGATTTAttgaacctactcctagtaccGTGTCTGACTTGGATTCTCATCTTACAGTCCTACCTACTGACCAAGTTCTCTGGAAAATGTATTACAAAAagaatctcagaaaggaagttgaGTTCCCTGCTAGTCAGCCGCTGGCTTCAGTCCAAGACTCTGAACCTCTTCGAgatcaaggtatggaaaacTCTACTAAACATTTGTACTAATAATaagatgagtgagaatgacaggttTGGTGTTGCGGTTCTTCAAAATATGGAAGGAAAGAACAGTGTTGATGAGACTGAGGTCAGAGCAAGAACCAATAATAGTGAAGTTGAACAGGGTCATACAGGCATtaatgagtatgatccctctcttgacaatTCCCATTGCTCTGAGAAAAGGTATCAGATCTTGTACTAAACATCCCTTTTGCAACAATGTTttctatgataatctctctccacagttcAAAGCTtttacagcaagccttgactctaccataatatcaaaaaatatctacactgctttAGAGTGCTCTGAATGAAAAAAGGTTGtaatggaagagatgaaggctcttgaaaagaataaaactTGAGAGATTTGTGCTCTACCCAAAGGACACAAAACTGTGGGATGCAAACGGGTGTTCTCTCTGAAATACAAAGTGGATGAAACTCTTGACAGACATAAGTCAAGGCTAGTTGCAAAGGGATTTACTTAAACCTACGGTGTTGATTATTCAGAAACCTTTTCTCCTGTTGCtaaattgaatactgttagagtcctgtGATCCGTTGCTGTGAACAAACATTGGCTTATATATCAGTTGGATGTTAAAAATGCATTTCTAAATGGGGACCAaatggaggaagtctacatgagccccctcTTGGATTCAAAGCCTATTTTGGTCAGCAAGTATATAAACTCTAGAAATTCCTATATGATCTGAACTGTCACCCAGTGtaggtttgacagattcactgcATTTGTCAAATCCTAAGGGTATAGTCAAAGACACTTTAATCATACTTTGTTTTACAAAAGTTTTCGAGACAGGGAAGATTGAAGCAATCAAAGTTTATAttgatgacattgttttgtCTGGAGATAATCAAGCAGAAATCAGTCAACTCAAGCAGAGAATGCGTGATGgatttgaaatcaaggatttaggaaatctgaaatatttccttgaaatGGAGGTTGCCAGATCTAAAGAAGACATCTTcatgtctcagagaaaatacaccttTGATTTGCTAACggagacaggtatgttgggatgtcgtcctgttgacgctcctattgaattcaactgtaaactaggaaactctggtgatcaagttccagttgataaagaacaatatcagtgCCTCGTGGGAAAAATTGATCTACTTACCCTGCCCTCATTCTGATATTTCCTTTgttgtgagtgttgtcagccagtttatgcaggctccctatgaggaACACATGGAAGCTATCAACAGATttctgagatacttgaaaatgACACCTGATAAAGGAttgatgtttagaaagacaGACAGAAAGACCATTGATGCATATACTGACTTGGACTGGATAGGATCTATTGTTGATAGAAAGTCTAcctccggttattgtacctttgtttggggcaatcttgtaacttggaggagtaagaagcaaagtgtatGGCTAAAAGCAGCGCGGAGGCCAAATAtagagctatgagtttgggaatatggGAGGAAATTTGCCTCCAAAAAGTCCGTTTGATCtattgaagctcttttgtgataataaagccgtTATTAGTATTGTCAACAACctagttcaacatgatagaactagacATGTTAAGATTGatcgacatttcatcaaagaaagacttcacaatgggagcatatgcattccgtacatgcTTTCAAACCAACAGGTTGCTGATGATCTCACCAAGGGGCCTCTCAGACCAAACTTTGATTTTTTGTGTCAGCAAGTTGAGCTTTATCGATATTTACGTCTCAATTTTAGAGGAGTGTTAGAATTTGTGGGTTTGACCCTTAGGGTGTTTATGGAAAAAAATATAAGTGGAAAGCTTACCACAAATCtttcttttcctatttttctTATGCCCTTGTGTATTCTATTTAATCTCCCTTATTGTACCTTTGTAAATCATcaaaaagtaataaaattaaCTATATCGTGTTTTTTCTCCTGGTTCTCGGGTTTCTACGTAAAGCCTCGTGTttgtgtttattgctttcaatatttACCGATGTTTTTTAGGTCCATTTATTTGATAGCAGGGCTGTTCTACTACCATCCATGTTCTATTCATTTCTTTCAATAATTTCAGGAAAACAAGATATTGTACCCATGTAGgaattttaaaataatggtGTTATTTACAATTGCATTCTTCAATCCTTTTGGTAAGGGTAGAAATGTACTTATAATACTTGATGGTGTATTGTCGCTCTACAATATTGTAAATGCTTCATCAACACAAACTAGTCTGTATAATATCATTTTGGTTTATTTACGTTTATTATTTGCTTCCAGGTTCCATTGAAGAGGGTAAAAAGGGACAGTACCTGCCGAGATGGGGTGATGTTGCCTCTAAAGTGCATTCTGCAGTTGGCTGTGATTCTTGTGGGGTAATTTCCTTATATGTTCACCATTCTTATCATGCTGTCGATGTTGTTAGAAGGCTATTTGGTGTAGCCTAAAGGATAAAAGGAGATTAATAAAACCGAAGTCTTTATTATGAATCAAAATTTATCAATACCAAAAGACAATCCATTTATTTATGGAGAATAGGAAAACAAggtaatcctaatcctaatttatgaaaaaaataatcCTAAACCTAATGTTTTAATAAACGAAGGAAACTAATCCTTAAGTTAATCAATCAAGGACACTTATCCTAAtcctaatcaatcaaaatcaatcaaGGATGGTTAGTGTTCACTTTGCAATTAGTTTTGTACTTAGTCTCCTTTTTGTTCAAGTGTTTGACTTACTGCAttgttaaaatcattttttcattCAAATCTCTCTAAAACATGTCTTTAATCATATGACTAATTTAGCCACGATTGTTAACTGTTATCGTTTTTTGTTTCtgctttttgaaaattaaactaaTGTCTCCCTATTTTCTCCCTGTTTCATACAATTGTTTGCATCCTTTTCAAGTACAATGGTTGAATTGtttttcaaatctaaaaaacaaaaacaacttttAAAAGCTACTTCTTTTGGTTTCCAAAATTTCGTTTGGTTTTTCAAACAATGGTtgaaaaatagataacaaatgaagaaagttggaggtAGTGTctataagcttaattttcaaaaacaaaaacaaaaaaaaaaatggttactAAATGAAGCCTTAATATTTAGTTTTAGACTTTAAACTTTAGATgattgattttgaaaatgataaatgtgatttgaattatTTTGGAATCACCCCCAGACAAGGTCTTACCTAATAAAATAGTTGCATTTCATACACCAGGGACTTGATGAATAGATTTATGGAGATTACTGACGATAACCTATAGCTCTTCTGCCTGAACTAAAAATTGGGTCCAAATATTGAAACTAGTTTGCACTAGAATTTGATTACGAAGTGCTCACTTTGTTACTGATTGTAGTATTCTCCTGTTATACACTGCAGATGTTTCCCCTCATTGGCGACAGATACAAGTGCAAGGATTGTTTAGAGGAAGTAGGTTTTGACCTCTGTGGTGACTGCTACAATACACGTTCGAAACGTCCCGGTCGGTTTAACCAGCAACATAGACCAGAGCACAGGTTCCACCTTGTACATCCTCCAATGTTTCGAAATATGAGGTTGGGGGTAGTAACAGAAATGTTAGAGGAAGGTTCTACAACCTTTATTATTGCTAATGGTGAAGGTTCAGATAGCTCAGATAACATAGGTGCAATTCTTGAATTTTCGAGTGATGCTCGTGAGAGTGATGAGGATGATTCCGACGTGGATGGTAGAACTCAAATAAACTCCAGTGACGATAGAACTGATCAAAATTACTCTGAACCCTCCTAAAATGTTATCTGGTATCGAAATACAACATTGCTTCGTATGGAGTTTCCACTCAGGTTGTTGGAACACAATCTCTTACTCTAGTGTCTGGATGATCCATAAACTTAAATTTCTATGTTTTTCCCCAGGCAAGATGAAAAAAGAGGCATAAAAGACCTCACATCTATGTACATAAAAGTGTCCTCTAATCTTCTTTCAAAATTCAGCTGCTTCCTCCTCCTCTTGAATTTGTACAAACAGTGGAGGCATCTGAGGTTGGTTTCTTGTTTGCCAACTTGTAAGTAATGGTGGTGGTTTATTCAAATAACATTTTCTGACCAAACTTGGAAAACGAGCTTTCCGTTTTAGTTTTTAGTGTTCTTGCACAAAGAGTTTTAATTTATCTCTCTTATTGATTGATGCACAGGTAATATGGATATTTTACATGCTTTGAAAGTTATGTTTTTTGGGTTGGAATTTCAGTTTAGTTACCTAATGTTTTAGGAGTTTCAACTTTTATCTTTATGTACTGATTTATTCAATTAAGTTTTTATTAACCTACATACTAGGAGAAGTATTCTATTTCTTAGAGTAATGATGGTTAAATGTTTCattcaaattattttattagaATTAATCATAATGTGTTATTTAAAAAGTTTGGAttatgataaagttatatcttCATTCATTTCTTTTAAGGAATTGTGACCATTAATTATGTTAATAACTTTCAATCTTAgaaatgagaaacgtttcttttttcctttgtcTATCTTGGTCAAGACTGACCTTTTAGATTTAGTTAGAATTCACTCATCTCTTTTAAATTCCCTCggtaatatttttttcttttgtt
It contains:
- the LOC103497542 gene encoding E3 ubiquitin-protein ligase PRT1 — translated: MTVIFIFILEILILVGYRLSVPSNYRLPFDSNLLCQSESPNFMFPSLHRHFFSLLRFPSQFFSTFFSSTFSTTLSMAEYQMLDDVDADDIPHAFLCCVCLDLLHKPIVLSCGHISCFWCVHKSMNGFRESHCPICRRPYYHFPTICEILHQLIVKIYPTAYKRREAQILEEEKKIGYFSPQFDSLACGSQAGMKVEHLEDSANGELNTNTKNGDAIAELILEENSDVVSSTSVVSLNSLQDPCAQKTQKQEKISVADVLCQACTQLLFRPVVINCGHVFCESCINSQVETLECQVCQSLQPRGFPNVCLELDQFLKEQFPEEYSIRRDSVQLEQANSIKHDNPTSCSIEEGKKGQYLPRWGDVASKVHSAVGCDSCGMFPLIGDRYKCKDCLEEVGFDLCGDCYNTRSKRPGRFNQQHRPEHRFHLVHPPMFRNMRLGVVTEMLEEGSTTFIIANGEGSDSSDNIGAILEFSSDARESDEDDSDVDGRTQINSSDDRTDQNYSEPS